The following are encoded together in the Lathyrus oleraceus cultivar Zhongwan6 chromosome 3, CAAS_Psat_ZW6_1.0, whole genome shotgun sequence genome:
- the LOC127128932 gene encoding uncharacterized protein LOC127128932: MTCKATTQDPNALKRKRKPKKGHVPTATDMPTANDMPTASDMPAPTATDMTVPTNVPVPTDPQPPTDMPVPTIMSQTGSSVAASITKQSRKRVEKKPIIKRRQSERIKLSWFKRPITGEGISSDKPITLPENEDIPTSK, encoded by the exons ATGACTTGTAAGGCTACCACTCAGGATCCCAATGCACTTAAAAGAAAG AGAAAACCTAAAAAAGGACATGTGCCAACTGCAACTGATATGCCAACTGCAAATGATATGCCAACTGCATCTGATATGCCTGCCCCAACTGCAACTGATATGACTGTTCCAACAAATGTGCCTGTTCCAACTGATCCACAGCCTCCAACTGATATGCCTGTTCCAACTATTATGAGTCAAACAGGATCTAGTGTGGCTGCCTCAATCACAAAACAATCCAGAAAAAGGGTTGAAAAAAAACCTATCATCAAAAGAAGGCAAAGTGAGAGGATCAAGTTGAGTTGGTTTAAAAGACCCATAACAGGTGAAGGAATATCTAGTGACAAACCAATTACCCTACCAGAAAATGAAGACATACCCACTTCAAAATGA
- the LOC127129766 gene encoding uncharacterized protein LOC127129766, whose amino-acid sequence MKTTSANTKKRSSSVKTSSVKCPKSEDSQHFSVTLHHGGEFYRVFEEEIIYRGGTDTTVNGIHVSNWNMDNIEKLLSRLGKDDDAVDDFALYFSAMNVKGDLYVEHSTGNMDPADREPKCVNDDDHPPDNGIDGLDEEKVEGLDDSEDERATAYFDGFEGIDVTKPIREEPNNSMEEPNKSMDSDDVYYSDELNSSDPDDSCDEERPKYARFRKEHLNKDFIFKWGMEFNTLDDFRAAIREWSVLNGREISFVKNEGDRVRVVCKHKCGVLVLCSKVGHKETFAIKTLVHKHTCARVLNNKSASSKWVAKHVVKRMQTSDTVRIRDIIQDMRQTYSVGITVAKAWRAKLIAKKIIEGDADNQYASIWRYAEELRRVNHGNTVKINVERPSPSIQPRFGSFYFCFDGCKKGFIHGCRPFVGVDGCHLKTKYGGQLLIAVGRDANDQYFPLAFGVVENETKESWRWFIQLLMEDIGQDRRYVFISDQQKGLVAVFEELSDTIEHRLCLRHLYANFKKRFGGGALIRDLMMGAAKATYYQAWVQKMNELKNADPNAWTWLMAVPTKSWCKHAFSFYPKCDTLMNNISESFNATILAARDKPILTMCEWIRKYLMNRLSTSASKLENWPHKVMPIPRRRLDNEVFNSGHWLPTWSIAETFQVTHSYNTHEFIVDIAKRSCSCNFWELVGIPCRHAVAALSYRKQNPDEFVDACYTREKFALCYGFSVSPINGQDM is encoded by the exons atgaagacAACCTCAGCGAATACGAAGAAGCGATCCAGCTCAGTGAAGACGAGCTCAGTGAAGTGTCCAAAGTCCGAG GATTCACAACACTTTAGTGTTACACTCCACCATGGGGGTGAATTTTACAGGGTTTTTGAAGAAGAAATTATATACAGAGGGGGTACGGATACGACAGTTAATGGGATACATGTTTCAAATTGGAACATGGATAACATTGAGAAGTTGTTGAGTAGGTTAGG GAAAGATGATGATGCTGTTGATGATTTTGCTCTATACTTTAGTGCAATGAATGTGAAAGGAGATTTGTATGTTGAACATAGTACTGGGAACATGGACCCTGCTGATAGGGAACctaaatgtgtgaatgatgatgaccACCCCCCTGATAATGGAATTGATGGGTTAGATGAGGAGAAGGTAGAGGGGTTAGATGACAGTGAAGATGAAAGAGCTACTGCTTACTTTGATGGTTTTGAAGGAATAGATGTTACTAAGCCTATTAGGGAGGAGCCCAATAACAGTATGGAGGAGCCCAATAAGAGTATGGATTCAGATGATGTATACTATAGTGATGAGTTGAATAGTTCTGACCCAGATGATTCTTGTGATGAAGAAAGGCCCAAGTATGCTAGGTTTAGGAAAGAGCATCTAAACAAAGACTTTATATTCAAGTGGGGTATGGAATTCAACACACTTGATGACTTTAGGGCAGCTATCCGTGAGTGGTCAGTGCTTAATGGGAGGGAAATTTCTTTTGTGAAAAATGAGGGAGATAGGGTAAGGGTGGTGTGTAAGCATAAATGTGGGGTTTTAGTCTTATGCTCTAAGGTGGGCCACAAGGAGACTTTTGCTATAAAAACACTTGTACATAAGCACACATGTGCTAGGGTTTTGAACAACAAGTCTGCTAGCTCAAAGTGGGTGGCCAAGCATGTGGTAAAGAGGATGCAAACTTCTGATACAGTCAGGATAAGAGACATCATCCAAGATATGAGGCAAACATATTCAGTGGGTATTACTGTTGCAAAAGCATGGAGGGCTAAGCTAATTGCCAAGAAGATAATTGAAGGTGATGCTGACAATCAGTATGCTTCCATATGGAGGTATGCAGAAGAACTAAGAAGGGTAAACCATGGCAACACTGTGAAGATAAATGTAGAAAGACCTAGTCCATCCATACAACCAAGGTTTGGGTcattttatttctgttttgatggCTGTAAGAAAGGCTTTATTCATGGATGCAGACCATTTGTGGGGGTTGATGGATGTCACTTAAAGACCAAGTATGGTGGACAGTTACTTATTGCTGTAGGCAGGGATGCTAATGATCAATACTTCCCTTTGGCATTTGGTGTGGTTGAAAATGAAACAAAGGAGAGTTGGAGATGGTTTATACAACTACTAATGGAGGACATTGGTCAGGATAGAAGATATGTATTTATCTCTGATCAACAGAAG GGACTTGTGGCTGTATTTGAAGAATTGTCTGATACTATTGAGCATAGATTATGTCTTAGGCACTTGTATGCTAATTTCAAGAAAAGGTTTGGTGGAGGAGCCCTTATTAGAGATTTAATGATGGGAGCTGCTAAAGCCACATACTATCAGGCATGGGTCCAAAAGATGAATGAATTGAAGAATGCAGATCCCAATGCTTGGACTTGGTTGATGGCTGTTCCTACCAAAAGCTGGTGTAAGCATGCCTTTTCTTTTTACCCTAAATGTGATACATTGATGAATAATATCTCAGAGTCTTTTAATGCTACCATTCTAGCTGCTAGGGACAAACCTATACTCACAATGTGTGAGTGGATAAGAAAATATCTGATGAATAGGTTATCCACCTCTGCAAGTAAACTAGAAAATTGGCCACATAAGGTGATGCCAATACCTAGGAGAAGGTTAGATAATGAGGTGTTCAATAGTGGTCATTGGTTGCCAACATGGTCAATTGCTGAGACTTTTCAGGTTACACATAGTTACAACACACATGAATTTATTGTTGACATTGCTAAAAGGTCATGTAGTTGTAATTTTTGGGAATTAGTAGGAATTCCATGTAGGCATGCTGTAGCTGCTCTGAGTTATAGAAAGCAAAACCCTGATGAATTTGTTGATGCTTGTTACACAAGAGAAAAGTTTGCACTATGTTATGGATTTTCAGTAAGTCCAATCAATGGTCAAGATATGTAG